A genomic stretch from Komagataeibacter xylinus includes:
- a CDS encoding site-specific DNA-methyltransferase, translating into MSGAVMMELPLDQVLRGDCVEMMQTLPTGSIDCVFADPPYNLQLKGELRRPDDSVVDGVDDDWDKFADLRAYDEFTRAWLTEARRVLRKDGTIWVIGSYHNIFRIGAILQDLGFWILNDVIWRKSNPMPNFRGRRFTNAHETLIWAARGPDSRYRFNYQAMKALNDDVQMRSDWYLPLCTGGERLRNEHGLKLHPTQKPESLLHRVLVASTNVDDVVLDPFTGTGTTTAMARRLRRRFIGIERHPDYAEAAIGRARREKPVPLDSVLTTPARRESPRVPFGVLVERGMVPAGTVLMDRQKRVRATVSPDGTLVSGRHRGSIHKMGATLTNAPSCNGWTFWYFEHEGELVQLDTLRSEIRAEQAAVAS; encoded by the coding sequence ATGAGCGGTGCGGTAATGATGGAATTGCCCCTTGACCAGGTGTTGCGTGGCGACTGTGTCGAGATGATGCAGACCCTGCCCACGGGGTCGATCGACTGCGTGTTCGCCGATCCGCCATACAACCTCCAGCTCAAGGGCGAACTGCGCCGCCCGGATGACAGTGTGGTCGATGGCGTGGATGACGACTGGGACAAATTTGCCGACCTGCGGGCCTATGACGAGTTCACCCGCGCCTGGCTGACCGAGGCGCGGCGCGTGCTGCGCAAGGATGGCACGATCTGGGTCATCGGATCGTATCACAACATCTTCCGCATCGGGGCGATCCTGCAGGATCTGGGGTTCTGGATCCTCAATGACGTGATCTGGCGCAAGTCCAACCCCATGCCCAACTTCCGTGGGCGGCGCTTCACCAACGCGCATGAAACGCTGATCTGGGCGGCGCGGGGGCCGGACAGCCGCTACCGCTTCAACTACCAGGCCATGAAGGCACTCAATGACGATGTGCAGATGCGCTCGGACTGGTACCTGCCGCTATGCACCGGCGGCGAGCGGCTGCGTAACGAACATGGCCTTAAACTGCACCCCACCCAGAAGCCCGAAAGCCTGCTGCACCGCGTGCTCGTGGCCTCGACCAATGTGGATGACGTGGTGCTCGACCCCTTTACCGGCACCGGTACCACCACGGCCATGGCGCGCAGGCTGCGCCGCCGCTTTATCGGCATCGAGCGCCACCCCGATTATGCCGAGGCCGCGATTGGCCGCGCCCGCCGCGAAAAACCCGTGCCGCTGGACAGCGTGCTGACCACGCCTGCCCGGCGTGAAAGCCCGCGCGTGCCCTTTGGCGTGCTGGTCGAGCGTGGCATGGTGCCTGCGGGCACCGTGCTCATGGATCGGCAGAAGCGGGTGCGCGCCACCGTCTCGCCCGATGGCACGCTGGTCAGCGGGCGGCACCGGGGCTCCATTCACAAGATGGGGGCAACGCTGACCAACGCGCCCTCGTGTAATGGCTGGACATTCTGGTATTTCGAGCACGAAGGCGAACTGGTGCAACTCGATACGCTGCGCAGCGAGATCCGGGCGGAGCAGGCAGCCGTCGCGTCCTGA
- a CDS encoding DNA adenine methylase has translation MNRRPDPDGPYGPSGMEWSPNRHSALLTGDYLFSQLIPYIGNKRKLLGLIAQAIAATGEAPQRTDFIDLFAGTGVVSRLAKRLGFRVLCNDWEPYSEQINRCYVAQSRAPVFHGGRDYAQVMAELNALPPLEGWITRHLCPDDDVHYDTTRDRMFYMRKNGMRIDAIRAQIARWEHDGLLDAGQKACLLAPLLYSASYNSNTSGLFKGFHRGWGGRTGTALYRIAADLTLRPASFIDNGHEHRVLRMDAHALAANLAGEVGEAAIAYIDPPYNQHPYGANYHVLNTIALWDSPPVAPKITGRDKSAIRQDWRTERRSPYNHRRQALAAYRHLLSVLDTRWIATSYSTDGFIALKDMLRANCERGAVQVFTRPYKRYRVSRQRYSARPMTLEFVVLTNTHRPPQRTADEIWHEIMTLEASLNKAP, from the coding sequence ATGAACCGGCGCCCCGATCCAGACGGACCATATGGCCCGTCTGGCATGGAATGGAGCCCGAACCGCCATTCGGCGCTATTGACCGGGGATTACCTGTTCAGCCAGCTCATTCCCTATATCGGCAACAAGCGCAAGCTGCTCGGCCTGATAGCGCAGGCCATCGCGGCCACGGGCGAGGCGCCGCAGCGTACCGACTTCATCGACCTGTTTGCCGGCACCGGCGTGGTCTCAAGGCTGGCCAAGCGGCTTGGCTTTCGCGTGTTGTGCAATGACTGGGAGCCCTATAGCGAGCAGATCAATCGGTGTTATGTGGCCCAGTCTCGCGCGCCGGTCTTTCATGGCGGGCGCGATTACGCGCAGGTCATGGCGGAACTCAACGCCCTGCCGCCGCTTGAGGGCTGGATCACCCGCCATCTGTGCCCCGATGATGACGTGCATTACGATACCACGCGCGACCGGATGTTCTACATGCGCAAGAACGGCATGCGCATCGACGCCATCCGCGCCCAGATCGCCCGGTGGGAGCATGACGGCCTGCTGGATGCAGGACAGAAAGCCTGCCTGCTGGCACCGCTGCTGTACAGCGCCAGTTACAACAGCAATACCAGCGGGCTGTTCAAGGGGTTTCACCGTGGCTGGGGCGGGCGCACGGGCACCGCGTTGTATCGCATTGCGGCTGACCTGACGCTGCGCCCGGCGAGTTTTATTGATAACGGGCATGAGCACAGGGTGCTGCGCATGGATGCCCACGCCCTGGCTGCCAACCTGGCAGGAGAGGTGGGGGAGGCGGCCATCGCCTATATCGATCCGCCCTACAACCAGCACCCCTACGGCGCCAATTACCACGTGCTCAACACCATTGCCCTGTGGGACAGCCCGCCCGTTGCCCCCAAGATTACCGGGCGCGACAAGTCGGCCATACGCCAGGACTGGCGCACCGAGCGGCGCAGCCCCTACAACCACCGCAGGCAGGCGCTTGCGGCCTACCGGCACCTGCTATCAGTGCTCGATACGCGGTGGATCGCCACGAGCTACAGTACCGATGGCTTCATTGCGCTGAAAGACATGCTGCGGGCCAATTGCGAGCGCGGGGCGGTGCAGGTCTTTACCCGCCCCTACAAGCGCTACCGCGTCAGCCGCCAGCGCTATTCCGCCCGCCCCATGACGCTGGAATTCGTCGTGCTGACCAATACCCATCGCCCGCCGCAGCGCACGGCCGATGAGATCTGGCACGAGATCATGACCCTTGAGGCCAGCCTGAACAAGGCACCCTGA
- a CDS encoding ankyrin repeat domain-containing protein, with protein sequence MISRSGIYLLVAALFAGLPAVCMPLHVAHAQDAEDPEAEAEAAEAAKKAEARRAAKAAAPPAALPGAESREEEHGHANSDMNPTNALFDAINRGSLGAAKEALNRGADMTAQNQLGQTPLDMAIDLNRNDITFLLLSMRTFSDADPHFASNNLESGEDDTPPLTMPQHASTTASPDRRYDASGGHADPSIGFLGFGGS encoded by the coding sequence ATGATTTCCAGATCCGGTATATATCTTCTTGTCGCCGCCCTGTTTGCGGGCCTTCCTGCCGTGTGCATGCCGCTGCACGTGGCGCATGCGCAGGATGCCGAAGACCCTGAAGCCGAGGCCGAAGCCGCTGAAGCAGCCAAAAAGGCCGAAGCCCGCCGCGCAGCCAAGGCTGCAGCGCCTCCAGCCGCCCTGCCTGGCGCTGAATCGCGCGAGGAAGAGCACGGCCACGCCAATTCCGACATGAACCCGACCAATGCGCTGTTCGATGCCATCAACCGTGGCAGCCTTGGCGCGGCGAAGGAAGCGCTGAACCGCGGCGCTGACATGACGGCCCAGAACCAGCTTGGCCAGACGCCGCTTGACATGGCGATCGACCTCAACCGCAACGACATCACCTTCCTGCTGCTGTCGATGCGCACTTTCTCGGATGCCGACCCGCATTTCGCCTCCAACAACCTTGAAAGCGGCGAGGACGACACCCCGCCGCTCACCATGCCCCAGCATGCCTCGACCACTGCCTCGCCTGACCGGCGCTACGACGCCTCCGGCGGCCATGCTGATCCGTCGATCGGGTTCCTGGGCTTTGGCGGCAGCTAG
- a CDS encoding VWA domain-containing protein yields MPDLSRHMMALSPLVPPWCINLLVAACAVLALWGLARRVRGSVWRLLAGLGVAAWLYNPQRITETWHPLPETALVVVDQSASMNERNRGEMARNAAARVQADMNRVPGLVPRIVTVREAAHGGTRLFAALQQAAADIPPSRLAGAVLITDGEDHDVPATVPDTLNPDDGHGHRTLLPLHVLLTGKGEETDRHLRVLQAPPFAIVGKDVTIRVQIDDQGASPQPGGTTQLTLTQGDGATFTRPVKIGEPQDITLPVTHPGEMLIGLSAPELPGEVSTRNNRDVIRINGVRDRLRVLLVSGTPNQGERVWRRLLKADPSVDLVHFTILRPPDRDDGTPLSDLALIAFPVNELFQQKVGQFDLIILDGFENRGILPEAYLRNIVNHIREGGGLLLIGGPEFLTAGSLQDTPLSDILPAHVTTADGMAIQRFQPDLTETGMRHPVTSGLPGAPDHAGSKPGWGPWYRSLRSDSARGQVLMTGPDHQPLLVLDHADKGRVAFLMSDQAWLWSHGEGGGGPQSELLRRISHWLMKEPELEENQLEASITAGQMTITRRSVTTGPAPVVHVTAPDGTSQQVTLEPAGNTGLARARLPATQEGIWTVRDDAGHEAFAAPRAEDPLEFADLRATSSVLDPMAAATGGGVHWLGADAQAPSLPEMVMAGGSHASSANRFAFPARNAHSVSGQQASAMLPAWAMGLFVLLMVFMAWWRESRS; encoded by the coding sequence ATGCCTGACCTGTCGCGCCACATGATGGCGCTCAGCCCGCTTGTGCCGCCGTGGTGCATCAACCTGCTGGTGGCCGCCTGCGCCGTACTCGCCCTGTGGGGCCTTGCCCGCCGGGTGCGCGGCAGCGTGTGGCGGCTGCTGGCCGGGCTGGGTGTTGCCGCGTGGCTGTACAACCCCCAGCGCATTACCGAGACATGGCACCCCCTGCCTGAAACAGCACTTGTGGTGGTGGACCAGTCGGCCTCGATGAACGAGCGCAACCGGGGCGAGATGGCGCGCAATGCGGCGGCCCGCGTGCAGGCCGACATGAACCGTGTGCCCGGCCTTGTGCCACGCATCGTGACCGTGCGCGAAGCCGCCCATGGCGGCACGCGCCTGTTTGCGGCATTGCAGCAGGCGGCGGCTGACATTCCCCCCTCCCGCCTGGCGGGTGCGGTGCTGATCACCGATGGCGAGGACCATGACGTGCCCGCCACCGTGCCCGACACGCTCAACCCCGATGATGGCCACGGCCACCGCACGCTCCTGCCACTGCATGTACTGCTGACCGGCAAGGGCGAGGAAACCGACCGCCACCTGCGCGTGCTGCAGGCCCCGCCTTTTGCCATCGTGGGCAAGGACGTGACCATCCGCGTGCAGATCGATGACCAGGGCGCGTCCCCCCAGCCGGGCGGGACCACCCAGCTCACGCTCACGCAGGGCGATGGCGCGACCTTTACCCGACCCGTAAAGATTGGCGAGCCGCAGGACATTACCCTGCCCGTCACCCATCCGGGCGAGATGCTTATCGGCCTGTCGGCTCCGGAACTGCCCGGCGAGGTCTCGACGCGCAACAACCGCGATGTCATCCGCATCAACGGCGTGCGCGACCGGCTGCGCGTGCTGCTGGTGTCAGGCACGCCCAACCAGGGCGAGCGCGTGTGGCGGCGGCTGCTCAAGGCCGACCCTTCGGTTGACCTCGTGCACTTTACCATCCTGCGGCCACCCGACCGCGATGACGGCACCCCGCTTTCCGATCTGGCGCTGATCGCCTTCCCCGTCAATGAACTGTTCCAGCAGAAGGTGGGGCAGTTCGACCTCATCATTCTCGACGGGTTTGAAAATCGCGGTATCCTGCCCGAGGCCTATCTGCGCAACATCGTCAATCACATCCGTGAAGGCGGCGGGCTGCTGCTGATTGGCGGGCCGGAATTCCTCACCGCCGGATCGCTGCAGGATACCCCGCTTTCCGATATCCTGCCCGCGCATGTGACCACGGCCGATGGCATGGCCATCCAGCGCTTCCAGCCCGACCTGACCGAGACCGGCATGCGCCACCCGGTCACCTCCGGCCTGCCGGGCGCGCCCGATCATGCGGGGAGCAAGCCGGGCTGGGGGCCGTGGTATCGCAGCCTGCGCAGCGATTCCGCCCGGGGTCAGGTGCTGATGACCGGCCCCGATCACCAGCCCCTGCTGGTGCTCGACCATGCGGACAAGGGGCGCGTGGCCTTTCTCATGTCCGATCAGGCCTGGCTGTGGTCGCATGGCGAAGGCGGTGGCGGCCCGCAATCCGAGTTGCTGCGCCGCATCTCGCACTGGCTGATGAAAGAGCCGGAACTTGAGGAAAACCAGCTTGAGGCCAGCATTACGGCAGGGCAGATGACCATCACCCGCCGCTCGGTCACCACCGGGCCCGCGCCGGTGGTGCATGTCACGGCACCTGATGGCACCAGCCAGCAGGTCACACTCGAGCCCGCCGGCAATACCGGCCTCGCCCGCGCCCGCCTGCCCGCAACACAGGAAGGCATATGGACCGTGCGCGATGATGCCGGGCATGAAGCCTTCGCAGCCCCGCGCGCGGAAGACCCGCTGGAGTTTGCCGATCTGCGCGCCACTTCATCCGTGCTTGACCCCATGGCGGCGGCGACCGGCGGCGGCGTGCACTGGCTGGGCGCGGATGCGCAGGCGCCATCCCTGCCGGAGATGGTGATGGCAGGCGGGAGCCACGCGTCATCAGCCAACCGCTTTGCCTTCCCCGCCCGCAATGCCCACAGCGTATCGGGGCAGCAGGCAAGTGCCATGCTCCCGGCCTGGGCCATGGGGCTGTTCGTGCTGCTGATGGTGTTCATGGCATGGTGGCGGGAGAGTCGATCCTGA
- a CDS encoding DUF4159 domain-containing protein — translation MILLAPWMLLGLLALPAVWWLLHARPPAPRTQSFPPMRLLAALAAPPPDATSAPLWRVLLRCLAVLGLVLGLAQPVFPRGQGALPDADCLIVLDNGWAAAGTWSQRIHALDGLLDHLARTGHTARLLLTARTDALDPIVVQPATQADLLRSQIDPMLPRAWPTDRIAATHALTALAGQGWRGPVIYMADGLATGGDTGFAAALAAIGPVHDMQVPQSDIMLLAPPASGQGSLATRLRTVPRDHPRTGQLRLETATGGTLGLLPVNLPAGADHADLAPDLPAELRNKVDHLSLEGMAGPAGIRLLDERERQHPVGLIATGSSDTPLMGSLFYLRRVLQPAAELREGDLDTLLARPLSVIIAPDGTLGSPETRKKVAAWVRAGGTLIRFAGPLLIQGTDATDGGGDTPQPQVDPLLPVPLMAGTRELGGAMSWSKPEHLAPFPAASPFHDLDIPADVTVSRQVLAQPSTDLDSHSWARLDDGTPLVTHAALGAGQVVLFHVTSTAEWSNLPLSGLFVGMLQHLIDQASGIETPAGSTLLAPYMALDGDGTLVAPPAGAQALRADAFGRTAPTPEHPPGLYGPRNSRRALNVGDDPAALAAQAPIGTVSDLRGQVADLSIGPALLVLAAMLLLADGLVSILQRGRPWRRLAALALCCGMGMAGAHAQAADIPPDVPRAALETRLAYIVTGHPEIDDVSKEGLQGLSDYVNARTSAMLGHPDGVTPERDDLSYYPLIYWPVTADAPTSPARTAALNTYMRHGGILLIDTQGQDPATAPENASSYTGSAPGTAAALRRMTAGLDIPPLTRLDSHHVLSHTFYLLHDFPGRYDGMPVWVAQEGDSTNDGVSPVIIGSNDWAHAWAVDEAGNTPYAPVPDGAEQRVTAYRFGVNAVIYALTGNYKADQVHVPALLKRLGE, via the coding sequence ATGATCCTGCTGGCACCGTGGATGCTGCTGGGCCTGCTGGCCCTGCCTGCCGTGTGGTGGCTGCTGCATGCCCGCCCGCCCGCGCCGCGCACGCAGTCCTTCCCGCCCATGCGGCTGCTGGCCGCACTTGCGGCTCCACCGCCCGATGCAACCTCCGCGCCGCTGTGGCGCGTGCTGCTGCGCTGCCTGGCCGTACTGGGGCTTGTGCTGGGGCTGGCGCAGCCGGTCTTTCCGCGCGGGCAGGGCGCCCTGCCCGATGCCGACTGCCTGATCGTGCTCGATAACGGCTGGGCTGCGGCAGGCACGTGGTCGCAGCGCATCCACGCGCTTGATGGCCTGCTTGACCATCTGGCCCGCACCGGCCACACCGCGCGCCTGCTGCTCACCGCCCGCACTGATGCGCTCGACCCGATTGTGGTCCAGCCTGCCACGCAGGCCGACCTGCTGCGCAGCCAGATCGACCCGATGCTGCCCCGTGCCTGGCCCACCGACCGGATCGCGGCCACCCATGCGCTCACAGCCCTTGCAGGCCAGGGCTGGCGCGGGCCGGTCATCTACATGGCCGACGGACTGGCCACCGGCGGCGACACCGGTTTTGCCGCAGCCCTTGCCGCCATTGGCCCGGTGCATGACATGCAGGTACCGCAATCCGACATCATGCTGCTGGCCCCGCCTGCCAGTGGGCAGGGCAGTCTGGCCACGCGCCTGCGCACCGTTCCGCGCGATCATCCGCGCACAGGCCAGCTCCGCCTTGAAACCGCAACCGGCGGCACGCTCGGCCTGCTGCCGGTCAACCTGCCCGCGGGCGCCGACCATGCCGATCTCGCCCCCGACCTGCCCGCCGAGCTACGCAACAAGGTCGATCACCTCTCCCTTGAGGGCATGGCTGGGCCTGCGGGCATCCGGCTGCTTGACGAGCGCGAGCGCCAGCACCCCGTAGGGCTGATTGCAACCGGCAGTTCCGATACGCCGCTCATGGGCAGCCTGTTCTACCTCCGCCGCGTGCTGCAACCCGCCGCCGAACTGCGCGAGGGCGACCTTGATACGCTGCTCGCGCGCCCGCTTTCGGTCATCATCGCGCCAGATGGCACATTGGGCAGCCCCGAAACCCGCAAGAAAGTCGCAGCCTGGGTGCGCGCGGGCGGCACGCTGATCCGCTTTGCCGGCCCGCTGCTCATTCAGGGAACAGATGCCACGGACGGCGGTGGCGATACGCCACAACCGCAGGTCGACCCGCTCCTGCCCGTGCCGCTCATGGCTGGCACGCGCGAACTGGGCGGCGCCATGTCATGGAGCAAACCTGAACATCTGGCCCCCTTCCCCGCCGCGTCGCCATTCCATGATCTGGATATCCCGGCCGATGTTACGGTATCACGGCAGGTACTGGCCCAGCCTTCCACCGATCTGGACAGTCATAGCTGGGCACGGCTGGATGATGGCACGCCGCTGGTCACCCACGCCGCACTGGGCGCGGGGCAGGTCGTGCTGTTCCATGTGACCAGCACGGCAGAATGGTCGAACCTGCCGCTTTCGGGGCTGTTCGTGGGCATGCTCCAGCATCTGATCGATCAGGCCTCGGGCATCGAAACACCCGCTGGCAGCACCCTGCTCGCCCCCTACATGGCGCTTGATGGCGACGGCACGCTGGTCGCGCCCCCTGCGGGCGCGCAGGCGCTGCGGGCCGATGCGTTTGGCCGCACCGCACCCACCCCCGAACACCCGCCGGGGCTGTATGGTCCACGCAACAGCCGCCGCGCGCTCAATGTGGGCGATGACCCGGCAGCGCTAGCAGCCCAGGCCCCCATCGGCACCGTGTCCGACCTGCGCGGGCAGGTGGCGGACCTGTCTATCGGGCCGGCACTGCTCGTGCTGGCCGCCATGCTGCTGCTGGCCGACGGACTGGTCAGCATCCTGCAGCGCGGGCGGCCGTGGCGCAGGCTTGCGGCCTTGGCCCTGTGCTGCGGCATGGGCATGGCGGGTGCTCACGCACAGGCGGCCGACATACCGCCTGACGTGCCGCGTGCCGCACTCGAAACCCGGCTGGCCTATATCGTAACCGGCCATCCGGAGATCGATGACGTATCGAAAGAGGGGCTTCAGGGCCTGTCGGACTACGTCAATGCCCGCACATCCGCCATGCTGGGCCACCCCGATGGCGTAACGCCGGAGCGTGATGACCTGTCCTATTACCCGCTCATCTACTGGCCCGTAACGGCCGATGCCCCCACCAGTCCCGCCCGCACGGCAGCACTGAACACCTATATGCGCCACGGCGGCATCCTGCTGATCGACACGCAGGGCCAGGACCCGGCCACGGCCCCCGAAAACGCCAGCAGCTATACCGGCTCGGCGCCGGGCACGGCAGCAGCACTCAGGCGCATGACGGCGGGACTGGACATTCCGCCGCTCACACGGCTCGACAGCCACCATGTGCTCTCGCACACCTTCTACCTGCTGCATGATTTTCCCGGCCGGTACGATGGCATGCCCGTCTGGGTGGCGCAGGAGGGCGACAGCACCAATGACGGGGTCAGCCCGGTCATTATCGGCAGCAATGACTGGGCACATGCCTGGGCGGTGGATGAAGCGGGCAATACGCCCTACGCCCCCGTGCCCGACGGAGCGGAGCAGCGCGTCACGGCCTACCGTTTTGGCGTGAATGCCGTGATCTATGCCCTGACCGGCAACTACAAGGCGGACCAGGTGCATGTGCCTGCGCTGCTCAAACGGCTTGGGGAGTAA
- a CDS encoding DUF58 domain-containing protein: MAALPSFLSRLIPNAARAPGTSRPAPEAAEAAFLPRNAITATALADDLAGRLPALLVAAERLARTVGQGSHARRRAGQGDEFWQYRPATQGEAASAIDWRQSARSDRAFVREREAQTPHTICIWCDNSASMRWHSDPALPPKAERAFLLALASAAMMLRQGEQIRLLATNPTTAPLRLHGHRALEQMAHALLAALRQAPDAPDLPLTTAIPARSHVLLFGDGLYPPGQLEAFLRQLAACQATATLVETIDPAETTLPYAGPTRFTGMEEDADRLLYGSPTLQQDYAVIWQRHQAQLRTLCTAAGSPPVVHMTDQPPLAALMALHTLLGAGGRA, translated from the coding sequence TTGGCCGCCCTTCCCTCCTTCCTGTCGCGGCTGATCCCGAATGCCGCCCGTGCGCCCGGCACGTCACGCCCCGCGCCGGAGGCGGCGGAAGCTGCGTTCCTGCCGCGCAACGCCATCACCGCCACCGCGCTGGCCGATGACCTGGCAGGCAGGCTGCCCGCCCTGCTTGTTGCCGCCGAACGCCTTGCCCGCACCGTGGGCCAGGGCAGCCATGCGCGGCGCAGGGCAGGCCAGGGCGACGAATTCTGGCAATACCGTCCCGCCACACAGGGCGAGGCGGCCAGTGCCATTGACTGGCGGCAGTCGGCACGGAGCGACCGGGCCTTCGTTCGTGAGCGCGAAGCACAGACCCCGCACACCATATGCATCTGGTGCGATAATAGTGCCTCCATGCGCTGGCATTCCGATCCCGCCCTGCCGCCCAAGGCCGAGCGGGCCTTTTTGCTGGCACTGGCCAGTGCGGCCATGATGTTACGCCAGGGCGAGCAGATCCGCCTGCTGGCCACCAACCCAACAACTGCGCCGCTGCGCCTGCACGGCCATCGCGCACTGGAACAGATGGCCCATGCGCTGCTGGCCGCCCTGCGCCAGGCGCCCGATGCGCCAGACCTGCCGCTGACCACAGCCATCCCCGCCCGCAGCCACGTGCTGCTGTTTGGCGACGGGCTGTACCCACCCGGGCAGCTTGAGGCTTTCCTGCGCCAGCTTGCCGCGTGTCAGGCCACCGCCACGCTGGTGGAGACCATAGACCCGGCGGAGACCACCCTGCCCTATGCCGGTCCAACGCGCTTCACCGGGATGGAGGAGGACGCGGACCGCCTGCTTTATGGCAGCCCCACGCTGCAACAGGACTATGCCGTGATCTGGCAGCGCCATCAGGCGCAGCTACGCACGCTATGCACCGCCGCAGGCAGCCCGCCCGTAGTGCACATGACTGACCAGCCGCCGCTTGCGGCGCTGATGGCGCTGCATACCCTGCTCGGGGCGGGAGGACGGGCATGA
- a CDS encoding MoxR family ATPase: MMTMDDTSPLHAAPQAGMTSPPTLTAEQIAARAESMGARLRAAQAEIGRVILGQDRVIDLVLTTIVAGGHALLVGAPGLGKTLLVTTLGHVLGMDARRVQFTPDLMPADILGSEILDEDEAGRRSFRFVAGPVFCQLLMADEINRASPRTQSALLQAMQEREVAIAGTNHPLPRPFHVLATQNPIEQEGTYPLPEAQLDRFLMQVTLDFPTAEAERAMLLATTGTTTATASPVLTAADVIEAQALVRALPVGEQVVDAIVRLVRAARPETSDDPTIREAVAWGPGPRAAQALMLATRARALLDGRLSPTIEDVSALAQPILAHRMALSFTARAENLRLSTLIDTLVGRIG, from the coding sequence ATGATGACCATGGATGATACCTCCCCCCTCCATGCGGCGCCGCAGGCGGGCATGACATCCCCCCCCACCCTGACCGCCGAGCAGATCGCGGCCCGGGCCGAGAGCATGGGCGCGCGCCTGCGCGCAGCACAGGCGGAAATCGGCCGTGTCATACTGGGGCAGGACCGGGTGATCGACCTGGTGCTGACCACCATCGTAGCGGGCGGGCACGCGCTTCTGGTCGGTGCGCCGGGGCTGGGCAAGACGCTGCTGGTGACAACGCTGGGTCACGTGCTGGGCATGGACGCACGCCGCGTGCAGTTCACGCCCGACCTCATGCCCGCCGATATCCTTGGCAGCGAAATCCTTGATGAGGACGAGGCCGGCCGCCGCAGCTTCCGCTTCGTGGCGGGGCCGGTGTTCTGCCAGTTGCTCATGGCGGACGAGATCAACCGCGCAAGCCCCCGCACGCAGTCGGCCCTGCTGCAGGCCATGCAGGAGCGCGAGGTGGCGATTGCGGGCACCAACCATCCACTGCCCCGCCCCTTCCATGTGCTGGCTACCCAGAACCCCATCGAGCAGGAAGGCACCTACCCCCTGCCCGAAGCACAGCTTGACCGGTTCCTGATGCAGGTCACGCTCGACTTCCCCACAGCGGAGGCCGAGCGCGCCATGCTGCTGGCCACCACCGGCACCACCACCGCCACCGCCAGCCCCGTGCTCACGGCGGCCGACGTGATCGAGGCGCAGGCGCTGGTGCGCGCCCTGCCGGTGGGCGAGCAGGTGGTCGATGCGATCGTGCGCCTTGTGCGCGCGGCACGGCCCGAAACCAGCGATGACCCCACCATCCGCGAGGCCGTGGCCTGGGGTCCCGGCCCGCGCGCAGCACAGGCACTGATGCTGGCCACCCGTGCCCGCGCCCTGCTTGATGGCAGGCTTTCCCCCACCATTGAGGACGTGTCGGCGCTGGCCCAGCCAATCCTGGCCCACCGCATGGCACTCTCCTTTACCGCACGGGCGGAAAACCTGCGCCTGTCCACGCTGATCGATACGCTGGTCGGACGGATCGGCTGA
- a CDS encoding DUF1285 domain-containing protein, producing the protein MDDFETGQNPPARAPGQAGTCGALPFVIRRDGTWLYRGSPIRRKPMVCLFASTLRRDAQGGFRLQTPVEQGTIEVEDAPFVANHLEWHGCGRGQVLSFRTNVDQVICAGPDHPIRCDWNVPCEGCGTGPVPYLHVRDGDGVLPIEARIARPVYYELAALAVEGHCQGVPCLGVWSQHVFFPLSAMEAAS; encoded by the coding sequence ATGGACGATTTCGAGACAGGACAGAACCCGCCGGCCCGCGCGCCGGGGCAGGCGGGAACATGCGGCGCGCTGCCGTTCGTGATCAGGCGTGACGGAACGTGGCTGTACCGTGGCTCCCCCATCCGTCGCAAGCCGATGGTCTGCCTGTTCGCCTCCACCCTGCGGCGCGACGCGCAGGGTGGCTTCAGGCTCCAGACCCCGGTGGAGCAGGGCACGATCGAGGTGGAGGATGCCCCGTTTGTGGCCAACCACCTTGAGTGGCATGGCTGCGGGCGGGGGCAGGTGCTCTCGTTTCGCACCAATGTTGATCAGGTAATCTGCGCAGGCCCCGACCACCCGATTCGATGTGACTGGAACGTGCCGTGCGAAGGTTGCGGCACCGGCCCCGTGCCCTACCTGCATGTGCGCGATGGCGATGGTGTGCTACCCATCGAGGCCCGCATCGCCCGGCCCGTCTATTACGAGCTCGCCGCCCTTGCGGTGGAGGGGCACTGCCAGGGCGTGCCCTGCCTTGGCGTGTGGAGCCAGCATGTGTTCTTCCCGCTTTCCGCCATGGAGGCGGCTTCATGA